One genomic region from Ptychodera flava strain L36383 chromosome 14, AS_Pfla_20210202, whole genome shotgun sequence encodes:
- the LOC139149267 gene encoding pecanex-like protein 4, with translation MGNGVPLLNDYKQEFFWKRFPQTVLGGPKVKIGYDAPAYVYINQIILFLIPWLIGGIFTSLVAYNVVEDYVGVCICGGCVFVYVLTVQIVSLVVRSKKSTVSRVNPQNVLAEDDEIEFESCFGVETIEFIIPGKKFKINIFIHALLSGPLCGVGMWYLLPATLNGLYSNNTAATVILFIFGWLTLCIAQYSLTVGPPPEPAVFHSTDTYEITPLMRPFYVFVFEAFFLVARSYSSFVTVDQVLHIIFPFLPVFWILGFLPPLDALLPWLGDQILVFLLGGSHMAGDVRLLCIFLVSSVAFVIVFLIAHFAESSLAAIITAACIGFVLSLDLVKLTQQLTTKCQKKKGGGDAGKTETPESGFGWIWGWKEFLVYMVALVFIGVVSGLCHHYSAETSSTLYDVFGYTIIGLLVIVKLLTDSQTVFVIFGLLRNRLYPTSTHASRPYLNRKRKLHKVGYIRRLFLDIVSPAVMLVYLSLYLAPSSMTLPSDAWKISLGSVRALRWIWQDTTHSLLEISIAHIINIATEGSSSSWWTSLGLGLQLTVIGLCRDRFYQLIDQLYFVCAVLITSYSEKKQRRSTSLALIIISICIFPIILAIVCLAVALAAPVLPLFTLPIFLLGFPRPLRSWPEPVGSSANTCADSVYYKQVAPQLASSLRKSLADGSLGNIHPGDHYLCRFQDRMVWLQVLEKGYGYCTFSMKGLEMQETSCHTIEAGRVDEIFETAFELEEGSSCCNVNKYPLHTLTALEAVPVYTYSDARNVLTGIIDSPDTLRNVGKCFLQSLVWVLLHHNAKTTNKKRKGSAAKSIKEVGKKNEDAMVHAVSFNDTWQSSGQDSGKPDSVDDIRPQSQARSIKSWKSSINSLDSWGDDNDSLALEPIDTKKDKKMNLVSGFTTKNTQKALTPTKQTTRKEAELPGLLDMEDDDMEDLFKELDYGMPVMDATGIGMPVVDARKGKQDHAASFGLPAMNSMMTGGIRLAGSMQFNSPYSSKLSLPLKWREIPIEKSKITSLLKEFPTDWYKHVLSLLDLTASDKNSDEIVGEVTGDSVLADIYTQLVVACYAVVNVLGVGGTDAVSMGASHVYKVYTGDVPWSPSLEWLNEDEELLQLVLKAYRYGFKLAYDQAVLGEIESHEELAEYLQEYENDWYIGCEKDEAWSTAVLQGKTSLFSLVYDAVDGVYNGRVLSKQQVMAYIGRLNGEVVRGYWASLAQELFYFTNDDEERYSIQAHPVLLRNLTVQSADPPLGYPIYSSPPISIPTL, from the exons ATGGGGAACGGAGTACCCTTGTTAAATGACTACAAGCAAGAGTTTTTCTGGAAGCGTTTCCCACAGACAGTGCTAGGTGGACCAAAAGTCAAAATCGGTTATGATGCACCGGCCTACGTTTACATAAATCAAATCATACTCTTCCTTATACCATGGCTTATTGGTGGTATATTTACGTCGTTGGTAGCGTACAATGTGGTTGAGGATTATGTTGGAGTCTGCATCTGTGGAGgctgtgtatttgtgtatgtcCTCACTGTACAGATTGTCAGTCTAGTAGTGCGAAGCAAGAAATCAACTGTTTCCAGAGTCAACCCACAGAATGTGCTGGCTGAAGATGACGAGATAGAATTTGAAAGTTGCTTTGGAGTGGAGACAATTGAGTTTATCATTCCAggaaagaaattcaaaataaacattttcattcacGCTCTTCTGTCTGGGCCGCTATGTGGAGTTGGTATGTGGTACCTACTGCCGGCGACTCTGAATGGGTTGTATAGTAACAATACAGCGGCAACAGTGATCCTATTCATATTTGGATGGCTGACACTGTGTATAGCACAGTACTCACTGACAGTGGGACCACCACCAGAACCAGCTGTATTTCACAGTACTGATACGTATGAGATCACACCTCTCATGAGACCATTCTATGTGTTCGTATTTGAAGCATTTTTTCTCGTTGCAAG GTCTTACTCAAGTTTTGTGACAGTGGATCAGGTTTTACACATCATATTTCCATTCCTGCCTGTTTTCTGGATTCTTGGATTCCTTCCTCCACTGGATGCATTGCTGCCGTGGCTTGGAGATCAAATCCTTGTGTTTCTGCTGGGTGGCTCTCACATGGCTGGTGATGTCAG GCTGTTATGCATATTCCTAGTGTCTTCAGTAGCATTTGTGATTGTCTTTCTCATTGCTCATTTTGCTGAGTCATCTCTTGCGGCCATCATCACAGCTGCCTGCATCGGGTTTGTCCTGAGCCTTGATCTGGTGAAACTCACACAGCAACTGACTACGAAATGTCAAAAGAAGAAAGGTGGAGGAGATGCTGGAAAAACTGAAACACCAGAGAGTGGTTTTGGATGGATCTGGGGATGGAAAGAGTTCCTGGTGTACATGGTGGCTCTTGTCTTCATTGGAGTTGTGTCAGGACTGTGTCATCACTACTCAGCGGAAACATCATCAACTTTGTATGATGTCTTTGGATACACTATTATTGGATTGCTGGTGATTGTAaaactattgactgactctcaGACCGTGTTTGTAATCTTCGGATTGCTGAGAAATCGACTGTATCCAACAAGTACGCATGCTTCGAGACCATATCTAAATAGAAAGAGGAAACTGCACAAAGTTGGTTACATCAGAAGGCTGTTCCTTGATATAG TTTCCCCAGCGGTCATGTTGGTGTATCTGAGTCTATACCTTGCACCATCCAGTATGACGTTACCTTCAGATGCTTGGAAGATCTCACTGGGAAGTGTTCGAGCTTTGCGATGG ATTTGGCAGGACACCACTCATTCATTGTTGGAGATTTCCATCGCGCACATCATCAATATTGCCACAGAGGGCAGTAGCAGTTCATGGTGGACCAGTCTGGGTTTGGGACTTCAACTGACAGTGATTGGCCTCTGTCGAGATCGCTTCTATCAACTGATAGACCAGCTGTACTTTGTTTGTGCTGTGCTAATCACGTCGTACTCTGAGAAGAAACAGCGACGTTCAACATCTTTGGCATTGATTATAatatcaatatgcatatttcccATCATACTGGCTATAGTGTGTCTGGCTGTTGCATTGGCAGCACCAGTACTTCCACTGTTCACTCTACCAATATTTCTGCTCGGGTTTCCACGTCCCCTGAGGTCATGGCCGGAGCCAGTGGGATCATCAGCCAATACTTGTGCAGACTCTGTTTACTACAAGCAAGTTGCTCCACAGCTAGCATCATCTCTCAGAAAATCACTGGCAGATGGCAGTCTCG GCAATATACATCCAGGAGATCACTATCTTTGTCGGTTTCAAGACCGCATGGTGTGGTTACAAGTGTTAGAAAAAGGTTATGGATACTGTACTTTCTCCATGAAAGGTCTTGAGATGCAAGAGACGTCATGCCACACTATCGAAGCTGGCAGGGTGGATGAAATTTTTGAGACGGCATTTGAACTTGAAGAAGGCAGTTCATGCTGCAATGTCAATAAATATCCTCTACATACCCTGACAGCATTGGAGGCTGTCCCAGTGTACACATACTCTGACGCAAGAAACGTGCTGACTGGCATCATAGACTCACCAGACACACTGAGAAACGTCGGGAAATGTTTCCTGCAGAGCTTGGTCTGGGTCTTGTTACATCATAACGCTAAGACAACCAACAAGAAAAGGAAAGGCTCTGCAGCTAAGAGTATCAAGGAAGTTGGGAAGAAGAATGAAGACGCCATGGTTCATGCTGTCAGCTTTAATGACACTTGGCAGAGTAGCGGTCAGGATAGTGGGAAACCAGACAGTGTCGACGACATCCGTCCACAATCTCAAGCCAGATCTATCAAGTCCTGGAAATCATCAATAAACAGTCTGGATAGCTGGGGTGATGATAACGACTCCTTAGCTTTAGAGCCAATTGACACCAAGAAGGACAAGAAAATGAACCTGGTGAGTGGTTTCACCACAAAGAACACCCAGAAAGCTTTAACTCCGACCAAACAAACAACTCGAAAAGAAGCAGAATTACCTGGATTGCTGGACATGGAAGACGATGACATGGAGGATTTATTCAAGGAACTGGATTACGGCATGCCAGTCATGGATGCAACCGGAATTGGCATGCCCGTTGTTGATGCGAGGAAAGGAAAACAGGACCATGCAGCGAGTTTTGGATTGCCTGCAATGAACTCAATGATGACAGGGGGCATCAGATTAGCAGGGTCAATGCAGTTCAATTCCCCATATTCATCCAAACTCAGTCTACCATTGAAATGGAGGGAGATTCCAATCGAAAAGAGCAAGATTACTTCTCTACTGAAGGAGTTTCCAACAGACTGGTACAAACATGTACTGTCCCTGTTAGATCTTACAGCCAGTGATAAGAACTCAGATGAGATCGTAGGGGAAGTGACTGGTGATAGCGTCCTCGCAGATATTTACACACAGCTGGTTGTTGCATGCTATGCAGTAGTCAATGTCCTAGGAGTCGGTGGGACAGATGCTGTTTCAATGGGAGCGAGTCATGTGTATAAAGTGTACACAGGTGATGTACCATGGTCACCAAGCCTGGAATGGCTCAATGAAGATGAGGAACTCCTACAACTTGTGCTGAAAGCTTACAG ATATGGCTTCAAGTTAGCCTATGACCAAGCAGTTTTAGGAGAAATAGAAAGTCATGAAGAATTGGCAGAGTACTTACAGGAATATGAGAATGATTGGTACATTGGTTGTGAAAAGGATGAAGCATGGTCTACAGCTGTCCTGCAGGGCAAAACCAGTCTCTTCTCATTGGTATACGATGCTGTTGAT